Proteins from one Chroococcidiopsis sp. CCMEE 29 genomic window:
- a CDS encoding Uma2 family endonuclease gives MLNYNPLQYFPSAEELPDADDTPVDNELQILVPTLLRAILSWLWAERTDWFFGVNMGVYYDPKASAIVPNGFLSLGVERRKGERGRLSYVLWEENNVVPQLVIEFVSRTYGQEYGDKLALYAHLGVLYYVVYNPQYWKRDKHEPFELYRLEEGKYVRLQEEPVWLPEIGLGIGRGLGSFEGWNRGWLYWYDQQGSRFLSPEERMEQAEQRAQQERQMREELIARLRERGIDPDSI, from the coding sequence ATGCTAAATTATAACCCCCTACAGTATTTCCCCTCGGCCGAGGAGCTACCTGATGCAGACGACACCCCTGTGGATAATGAACTGCAAATTCTGGTTCCTACTTTACTAAGAGCAATCTTGTCTTGGCTGTGGGCAGAGCGAACCGACTGGTTCTTTGGAGTCAATATGGGTGTTTATTACGACCCTAAAGCATCAGCAATTGTGCCGAATGGCTTTCTCAGTCTTGGCGTAGAGCGACGTAAAGGGGAACGGGGACGGCTTTCATATGTGTTGTGGGAAGAAAATAATGTAGTTCCCCAGTTAGTCATAGAATTTGTTTCCCGAACTTATGGGCAAGAGTATGGTGACAAGTTAGCGTTATATGCCCATCTAGGCGTGTTGTACTACGTGGTTTATAACCCGCAATACTGGAAGCGGGACAAGCACGAACCATTTGAGTTGTACCGTCTAGAGGAAGGTAAGTATGTTCGGCTCCAGGAGGAACCCGTGTGGCTGCCAGAAATTGGTTTAGGAATTGGTCGAGGACTGGGGAGCTTTGAGGGGTGGAATCGTGGGTGGTTGTACTGGTATGACCAACAAGGAAGTAGGTTTCTATCACCTGAGGAACGGATGGAACAAGCGGAGCAAAGGGCACAACAAGAGCGGCAAATGAGAGAAGAGTTAATTGCCAGGTTGCGAGAACGAGGTATTGATCCCGACTCTATCTAG
- a CDS encoding M23 family metallopeptidase, giving the protein MNSSCWLLLLSTLMTLVVPIASQANPAPSNSSAAACPLPALSRLTRHKVAPGETLESIAQQYNLIPATLMGMNPALRDGTVAVGSEILIPPYNGIRVEVPAGQTWRQVAANYKVRADVVFEVNGCQTAPKVVFVPGVNWSPERPVTPNPGELAGYPLPTVATVALGYGWQINPNTGKVFFHSGLDLLAAAGTPVQTVGAGTVAFAGEQGSYGNLVVVNHQGGRQSRYAHLQTIAVKAGQKVKQRDLLGTVGSTGTPTSNQPHLHFEVRYASQLGWVAEDPVSLLKQ; this is encoded by the coding sequence ATGAATTCAAGCTGCTGGCTACTCTTGCTCTCGACACTGATGACCTTAGTTGTGCCAATAGCCTCCCAAGCTAATCCTGCCCCCTCCAACAGCTCTGCTGCGGCTTGTCCTTTGCCAGCACTATCTCGCCTGACTCGTCACAAAGTTGCTCCGGGTGAAACCTTGGAGAGCATAGCACAACAATACAATCTCATCCCAGCTACCCTAATGGGAATGAATCCGGCTTTGCGGGACGGAACGGTCGCTGTTGGCAGTGAAATTTTGATTCCTCCTTATAACGGTATCCGCGTGGAAGTTCCTGCTGGTCAAACTTGGCGACAGGTAGCAGCAAATTACAAAGTTCGTGCCGACGTTGTGTTCGAGGTTAATGGCTGTCAAACAGCGCCCAAAGTGGTATTTGTGCCAGGAGTGAATTGGTCGCCAGAGCGTCCTGTAACTCCTAACCCAGGTGAGCTAGCCGGATACCCTTTGCCTACTGTCGCGACTGTGGCTTTAGGCTATGGTTGGCAGATTAATCCTAATACAGGTAAAGTTTTCTTCCATAGCGGCTTGGATTTATTAGCAGCCGCTGGAACTCCAGTACAGACAGTCGGTGCAGGAACGGTGGCGTTCGCTGGTGAGCAAGGAAGTTATGGAAATTTAGTTGTGGTTAATCATCAGGGGGGACGACAAAGCCGTTACGCCCACTTGCAGACTATTGCAGTAAAAGCGGGTCAAAAGGTCAAACAGAGAGACTTGCTCGGAACGGTGGGTTCCACCGGAACACCAACTTCAAATCAACCGCATCTGCATTTTGAAGTGCGCTATGCTTCCCAATTAGGTTGGGTAGCCGAAGATCCAGTTTCCTTACTGAAGCAATGA